The Streptomyces sp. NBC_00344 genome includes a window with the following:
- a CDS encoding NUDIX hydrolase, with the protein MDEPVKDSHCSSCGTALAAPATAGRPRTCPACGTTAYRNPLPVAVALLPVTDTQGTGLVVITRTIEPRSGGIALPGGFIDEAEDWHHAVVRELGEETGITAAPHEVRLADALSSPDGHLLIFGLLPERAASTLPASVPTDETEGWHILRAATELAFPLHTEAVRGWFTGRYR; encoded by the coding sequence ATGGACGAACCCGTCAAGGATTCCCACTGTTCGAGTTGCGGCACAGCCCTCGCCGCGCCCGCCACCGCCGGCCGGCCCCGCACCTGCCCCGCCTGCGGAACCACCGCGTACCGCAATCCGCTTCCCGTCGCCGTCGCGCTGCTGCCGGTGACCGACACCCAGGGCACAGGACTTGTCGTCATCACGCGGACCATCGAGCCGCGGAGTGGCGGAATCGCGCTGCCCGGGGGGTTCATCGACGAGGCGGAGGACTGGCATCACGCGGTGGTCAGGGAACTGGGGGAGGAAACCGGGATCACGGCCGCACCGCACGAGGTGCGGCTGGCCGATGCCCTGAGCTCGCCGGACGGTCATCTGCTGATCTTCGGACTGCTCCCCGAACGCGCGGCGTCCACGCTGCCCGCCTCGGTGCCCACCGACGAGACGGAAGGCTGGCACATCCTGCGCGCCGCGACCGAACTGGCCTTCCCGCTGCACACCGAGGCCGTACGGGGCTGGTTCACCGGCCGCTATCGCTGA
- a CDS encoding glycoside hydrolase family 31 protein codes for MDARDLVRSAKAVGTAQGRHALRSAWRRARTDAGALAERGAERARVPGVVTGVEHRPGGGVIRFARSELLVRVAVGGAVFWGWDGAGPTPSYALADGCPEPDPRAVLEPDKDGGWRVVSERVTVAVSRHGEVEIRTPGGVRIRKDLPPRWWEPVTGGTARWVLRSQVPADARFFGLGGPASGPRLRDGSYRLWNAAPMDASGEGASRITMPVQLVVADAGTHLTFHDNTWDGRLIIAEGSEGAGSGHDRPGTGELRMEGGPLRCWVVAGTPARVLRGWTALTGRPALPPYWALGRQHVWAGHGSGSGGEQVAAGQGIRELVAGLRDRRLPLSAVHLAAGPHTRRRAGPLDGERLPDLPALARDLRAEGIRLVSVVAPAVPAEPGHPVYDSGLAAGVFVRDADGEPVRGVARPGACVYPDFTAPRARAWWGGLNEERLGQGFSGVWHTMDEPASLVPFGDPTLPLSSGHALEGRGGDHREAHNIYGLTMAQAAYRGLLELRPEERPFVVSRSGWAGMQRYGGAWSAGLRGWPGLRASLSMVLSLGLCGVPCSGTDAGGPDDSGSAELSLRRLQLACFLPLLRTGASLCDGAGVSWGCGPGTLEHARTALAGRERLLPYFMTLAHLSRLTGAPYVRPLWWGASGDRALRDCEDAFLLGGALLVAPVLEEGAVRRAVRLPRGRWYDTATGTAYEGPGLAMIDAPLSRVPVLARAGSVIPVCGEDGGLELEVWAPASGHDGAGVVVRDTGDGWQMPEIEHYTTTLDSGRVVVERVVEHGAVEAGYPVRVRGLSDSGR; via the coding sequence ATGGACGCTCGTGACCTGGTTCGCTCGGCGAAAGCGGTCGGTACGGCTCAGGGGCGGCACGCGCTGCGCTCGGCCTGGCGCAGAGCGCGCACGGATGCCGGTGCGCTGGCGGAGCGCGGGGCCGAACGGGCTCGGGTGCCCGGTGTCGTGACGGGCGTGGAGCACCGTCCCGGCGGCGGGGTCATCCGGTTCGCGCGTTCCGAGCTGCTGGTCAGGGTGGCGGTGGGCGGTGCGGTCTTCTGGGGGTGGGACGGCGCCGGGCCGACACCCTCGTACGCATTGGCGGACGGCTGCCCGGAGCCCGATCCGCGCGCCGTTCTCGAGCCCGACAAGGACGGTGGCTGGCGGGTGGTCTCGGAGCGCGTGACGGTCGCGGTGTCCCGGCACGGTGAGGTCGAGATCCGGACGCCGGGCGGGGTCAGGATCCGCAAGGACCTCCCGCCACGCTGGTGGGAACCGGTCACGGGCGGGACCGCGCGCTGGGTGCTGCGGTCGCAGGTCCCCGCCGACGCGCGCTTCTTCGGACTCGGTGGGCCGGCTTCCGGACCGCGGTTGCGGGACGGCAGCTACCGGCTGTGGAACGCGGCTCCGATGGATGCTTCGGGCGAAGGGGCCTCGCGGATCACCATGCCCGTGCAGCTGGTGGTGGCCGACGCAGGCACTCATCTCACCTTCCACGACAACACCTGGGACGGCCGGCTGATCATCGCGGAGGGCTCGGAGGGCGCCGGCTCAGGGCACGACAGGCCCGGAACCGGCGAGCTGCGCATGGAGGGCGGTCCGCTGCGCTGCTGGGTCGTCGCCGGTACGCCGGCCCGGGTACTGCGCGGCTGGACGGCCCTCACCGGCCGGCCCGCGCTTCCGCCGTACTGGGCGCTAGGGCGTCAGCATGTCTGGGCGGGTCACGGCAGCGGGTCCGGGGGCGAGCAGGTCGCGGCCGGGCAGGGGATCCGCGAGCTGGTCGCCGGGCTCCGTGATCGGCGGCTGCCGCTTTCGGCGGTCCATCTGGCCGCCGGCCCGCACACCCGGCGCCGCGCCGGCCCTCTCGACGGCGAGCGCCTCCCCGATCTGCCCGCTCTCGCCAGGGATCTGCGGGCCGAAGGGATACGGCTGGTCTCCGTCGTCGCCCCGGCGGTGCCTGCCGAGCCGGGCCATCCCGTGTACGACAGCGGGCTGGCCGCCGGCGTCTTCGTGCGGGACGCCGACGGCGAACCGGTGCGCGGTGTGGCCCGGCCCGGTGCCTGCGTCTATCCCGATTTCACCGCGCCGCGCGCCCGTGCGTGGTGGGGCGGGCTGAACGAGGAACGGCTCGGCCAGGGCTTCTCCGGTGTGTGGCACACCATGGACGAGCCGGCCTCGCTCGTCCCGTTCGGTGATCCCACCCTGCCGCTCTCGTCGGGTCACGCGTTGGAGGGCCGCGGTGGTGACCACAGGGAAGCCCACAACATCTACGGCCTGACGATGGCGCAGGCCGCCTACCGCGGCCTGCTGGAACTGCGCCCCGAAGAGCGTCCCTTTGTCGTCTCCCGTTCCGGCTGGGCCGGGATGCAGCGCTACGGCGGCGCCTGGTCCGCGGGGCTCCGCGGCTGGCCGGGGCTGCGCGCCTCGCTGTCGATGGTGCTGAGCCTCGGGCTCTGCGGGGTGCCCTGTTCGGGAACGGACGCGGGTGGTCCCGACGACAGCGGTTCGGCCGAGCTGTCTCTGCGCCGGCTCCAGCTGGCCTGCTTCCTGCCGCTGCTGCGCACCGGGGCGTCCCTGTGCGACGGGGCCGGCGTGTCCTGGGGGTGCGGGCCCGGAACGCTGGAGCACGCGCGGACCGCGCTGGCAGGCCGGGAGCGGCTGCTTCCCTACTTCATGACTCTGGCCCATCTGTCCCGGCTGACCGGGGCACCCTATGTGCGGCCGCTGTGGTGGGGGGCCTCGGGGGACCGCGCGCTGCGCGACTGCGAGGACGCCTTTCTGCTGGGCGGGGCCCTGCTGGTGGCGCCGGTGCTGGAGGAGGGGGCGGTCCGGCGGGCCGTACGCCTGCCTCGCGGGCGCTGGTACGACACGGCGACCGGAACCGCCTACGAGGGTCCGGGCCTGGCGATGATCGACGCGCCGCTGTCGCGGGTGCCTGTCCTGGCCCGCGCCGGTTCGGTGATACCGGTGTGCGGGGAGGACGGCGGGCTGGAACTCGAGGTGTGGGCACCAGCCAGCGGGCATGACGGGGCCGGAGTAGTGGTCCGCGATACCGGCGACGGGTGGCAGATGCCGGAGATCGAGCACTACACCACCACCCTGGACTCCGGTCGGGTGGTGGTGGAGCGGGTCGTCGAGCACGGGGCCGTGGAGGCCGGGTACCCGGTGCGGGTGCGCGGCCTCAGCGATAGCGGCCGGTGA
- a CDS encoding M15 family metallopeptidase yields the protein MTRLTSVARSLVTTVAALVAWTAVSPAAGAAPGAPKEFVALRAVDPTIIQEMRYPHEHNFMGEPVDGYDQPLCILTRPAAQALHRAQTKLLRQGYSLKVYDCYRPQRAVDHFVRWAKDLDDEKMKAEFYPLVNKSRLFADGYIAEKSGHSRGSTMDLTLVRLPAVPTRPYRPGQRLVPCYAPQAQRFPDNSIDMGTGFDCFDTLAHTDDPRITGVQRTNRDLLRDALTAVGFVNLPEEWWHFTYQPETFPDRYFDFPVAWRSVAGHR from the coding sequence ATGACACGACTTACATCTGTTGCGCGGTCCCTGGTGACCACGGTCGCCGCACTGGTGGCCTGGACAGCCGTCTCCCCCGCGGCAGGGGCGGCGCCCGGGGCCCCCAAAGAATTCGTCGCACTGCGCGCAGTCGATCCCACGATCATCCAGGAGATGCGCTACCCCCACGAGCACAACTTCATGGGCGAGCCGGTCGACGGCTACGACCAGCCGCTGTGCATCCTCACCCGGCCCGCAGCGCAGGCCCTGCACCGGGCCCAGACGAAGCTGCTGCGCCAGGGCTACTCCCTCAAGGTCTATGACTGCTATCGGCCGCAGCGCGCCGTCGATCACTTCGTGCGCTGGGCCAAGGACCTGGACGACGAGAAGATGAAGGCCGAGTTCTATCCGCTGGTCAACAAGTCCCGGTTGTTCGCGGACGGCTACATCGCGGAGAAGTCAGGACACAGCAGGGGCAGCACCATGGACCTCACCCTGGTGAGGCTGCCTGCCGTACCCACCCGGCCGTACCGGCCCGGCCAGCGGCTGGTCCCCTGCTACGCACCACAGGCGCAGCGTTTCCCCGACAACTCCATCGACATGGGCACCGGTTTCGACTGCTTCGACACACTCGCCCACACCGACGATCCCCGGATCACGGGCGTTCAGCGGACCAACCGGGATCTGCTGCGCGACGCCCTCACCGCGGTCGGCTTCGTCAACCTCCCCGAGGAGTGGTGGCACTTCACCTACCAGCCGGAGACCTTCCCGGACCGCTACTTCGACTTCCCCGTCGCATGGCGGTCGGTGGCCGGCCACCGCTGA
- a CDS encoding MFS transporter has protein sequence MLWIALVNKTGTGLWMGVAALYFTLIAGLPFAEVGVLMGVSGAAGIAGSPLAGRIADRFPLTRILIAAQLQQAVALLALLTTHDFTLLLIYSAVGSLADRGSNVLTKLYAARISGAERVRYQAVQRTVSNAGWAIGGLAAAGALAVGTTHAYRLLLIGNALSYLVMTALTLRCTEPPSPSRVVAGSKDPEPDGLPSNPWRDRTYLLFTATETMLYLDDAVLQVGMPLWLVHATEAPHGLAPLLLVLNCVLVVFCQVPLARLAPTAGRARALLIPLAACFVAGCLAMSVSVRGGPLAAAAALVCATIALTFAEMLHATASWELSLSLAADDAQGAYLGVHGLSSAAQRSGGPLLVTAVIAAGAPAWPLLGLLVIATCAAQSRLVRHGLPRAALSDPPITLSEH, from the coding sequence ATGCTCTGGATCGCCCTCGTCAACAAGACCGGGACCGGACTGTGGATGGGGGTGGCCGCGCTCTACTTCACCCTGATCGCCGGCCTGCCCTTCGCCGAGGTCGGCGTCCTCATGGGCGTCTCGGGCGCCGCGGGCATCGCCGGTTCACCGCTCGCCGGCCGGATCGCCGACCGCTTCCCCCTCACGCGCATCCTGATCGCCGCGCAGCTGCAGCAGGCCGTAGCCCTGCTCGCGCTTCTCACCACACATGACTTCACCCTGCTGCTGATCTACTCCGCGGTCGGCAGCCTCGCCGACCGCGGATCCAATGTCCTCACCAAGCTCTACGCGGCCCGCATCAGCGGAGCGGAGCGGGTCAGGTACCAGGCAGTCCAGCGCACCGTCTCCAACGCGGGCTGGGCCATCGGCGGTCTCGCGGCCGCCGGCGCCCTCGCGGTCGGCACCACGCACGCCTACCGGCTCCTGCTGATCGGCAACGCGCTGTCCTACCTCGTCATGACGGCCCTCACCCTCCGGTGCACGGAACCGCCGTCGCCCTCGCGGGTCGTGGCCGGTTCGAAGGATCCGGAACCCGATGGCCTTCCGTCGAACCCATGGCGCGACCGGACCTACCTGCTGTTCACCGCGACCGAGACCATGCTCTATCTGGACGACGCCGTCCTCCAGGTCGGCATGCCGCTGTGGCTCGTGCACGCCACCGAAGCCCCGCACGGTCTCGCCCCGCTGCTTCTGGTCCTCAACTGCGTTCTGGTCGTCTTCTGCCAGGTACCGCTCGCCCGCCTGGCTCCCACCGCCGGCAGGGCCCGCGCCCTGCTGATACCGCTGGCGGCCTGCTTCGTCGCCGGCTGTCTGGCGATGAGCGTGTCGGTGCGCGGAGGCCCTCTGGCGGCGGCCGCCGCCCTGGTGTGCGCGACCATCGCCCTCACCTTCGCGGAGATGCTGCATGCGACCGCGTCCTGGGAGCTGTCCCTGTCACTCGCCGCGGACGACGCCCAGGGCGCGTACCTCGGGGTGCACGGCCTTTCCTCCGCGGCGCAGCGCAGCGGAGGGCCTCTGCTCGTCACGGCGGTCATCGCAGCCGGCGCACCGGCCTGGCCACTGCTGGGTCTGCTCGTCATCGCCACCTGCGCGGCCCAGAGCAGACTCGTACGCCACGGGCTGCCCCGGGCGGCGTTGTCAGACCCGCCGATTACTCTGAGTGAGCATTGA
- a CDS encoding acetoacetate--CoA ligase, giving the protein MNPSNAAPLWQPSRQRIDSARITRFQAWAAERYGAPADGGYAALHRWSVDELDSFWKAVADWFDVRFSAPYETVIADRSMPGARWFPGATLNYAEHALRAAEDPDRASGPALLHVDETHDPQPVSWSELRRQVGALAARLRELGVRPGDRVSGYLPNVPQAVTALLATAAVGGVWTSCAPDFGARSVLDRFQQVEPVILFAADGYRYGGKSHDRTGTVAELRRELPTVRAVVHVPLLGTPTPEGALDWSAVTSGSTEPVFEQVPFDHPLWVLYSSGTTGLPKAIVQSQGGILVEHLKQLGLHCDLGPGDRFFWYTSTGWMMWNFLVSGLLTGTTIVLYDGSPGFPDTGAQWRIAERTGATLFGTSAAFVMACRKADLHPARDYDLSKVTCIATTGSPLPPDGFRWLHEAAGEDVWIASVSGGTDVCSCFAGAVPTLPVHIGELQAPCLGTDLQAWDPQGEPLVGEVGELVVTNPMPSMPIRFWNDPDGSRYHDSYFDTYPGVWRHGDWITLTDHGSVIIHGRSDSTLNRQGVRMGSADIYEAVERLPEIRESLVIGVEEPEGGYWMPLFVHLAQGAVLDDTLRKRIKETIREQLSPRHVPDDIIEVPAVPHTLTGKRIEVPVKRLLQGAALDKAVNPGSVDDLGLLTFYEELARTRR; this is encoded by the coding sequence ATGAACCCATCGAACGCCGCACCGCTCTGGCAGCCGAGCCGCCAGCGCATCGACAGCGCCAGGATCACCCGCTTCCAGGCGTGGGCGGCCGAGCGCTACGGCGCTCCCGCCGACGGCGGTTACGCCGCGCTGCACCGCTGGTCGGTCGATGAGCTCGACTCCTTCTGGAAGGCGGTCGCCGACTGGTTCGACGTACGCTTCTCGGCCCCGTACGAGACCGTCATCGCCGACCGGTCCATGCCGGGGGCGCGGTGGTTTCCCGGTGCCACGCTCAACTACGCGGAACACGCACTGCGCGCCGCGGAAGACCCGGACCGTGCGAGCGGGCCCGCTCTGCTGCACGTGGACGAGACCCATGACCCGCAGCCGGTCAGCTGGTCCGAACTGCGCCGCCAGGTCGGAGCACTCGCGGCCCGGCTCCGGGAGCTGGGCGTACGCCCGGGGGACCGGGTCAGCGGATATCTTCCGAACGTCCCGCAGGCGGTCACCGCGCTGCTCGCCACAGCGGCCGTAGGCGGAGTCTGGACCTCCTGCGCCCCCGATTTCGGTGCCCGCAGCGTTCTCGACCGTTTCCAGCAGGTCGAGCCGGTCATCCTGTTCGCGGCCGACGGCTACCGGTACGGCGGCAAGTCCCACGACCGCACCGGGACCGTCGCGGAACTCCGCCGCGAACTGCCCACAGTGCGCGCTGTGGTCCATGTCCCGCTGCTCGGCACACCAACTCCCGAAGGCGCCCTCGACTGGTCCGCCGTCACATCGGGAAGCACCGAACCGGTCTTCGAGCAGGTCCCGTTCGACCACCCTCTGTGGGTGCTGTACTCCTCCGGCACCACCGGCCTGCCGAAAGCCATCGTGCAGTCCCAGGGCGGCATCCTGGTCGAGCACCTCAAGCAGCTCGGTCTGCACTGCGACCTGGGGCCGGGCGACCGCTTCTTCTGGTACACCTCCACCGGCTGGATGATGTGGAACTTCCTCGTCTCCGGCCTGCTCACCGGCACCACGATCGTCCTGTACGACGGCAGCCCGGGTTTCCCGGACACCGGAGCACAGTGGCGGATCGCCGAACGCACCGGCGCCACACTGTTCGGCACATCGGCCGCCTTCGTCATGGCCTGCCGCAAGGCCGATCTGCACCCGGCCCGCGATTACGACCTGTCCAAGGTCACCTGCATCGCGACGACCGGTTCCCCGCTGCCGCCCGACGGCTTCCGCTGGCTGCACGAAGCGGCCGGCGAAGATGTCTGGATCGCCTCGGTCAGCGGCGGTACGGACGTCTGCAGCTGCTTCGCCGGTGCGGTGCCCACGCTGCCGGTCCATATCGGTGAACTCCAGGCTCCCTGCCTCGGCACGGACCTCCAGGCCTGGGACCCACAGGGTGAACCGCTCGTCGGTGAGGTCGGAGAACTGGTCGTCACCAACCCGATGCCCTCCATGCCGATCCGCTTCTGGAACGACCCTGACGGCAGCCGCTACCACGACAGTTACTTCGACACCTATCCCGGAGTCTGGCGCCACGGGGACTGGATCACCCTCACCGACCACGGCTCCGTGATCATCCATGGCCGCTCGGACTCCACGCTCAACCGGCAGGGCGTTCGCATGGGTTCCGCCGATATCTACGAGGCGGTCGAGCGGCTGCCCGAGATCAGGGAGTCCCTGGTCATCGGCGTCGAAGAGCCTGAGGGCGGCTACTGGATGCCGCTCTTCGTCCATCTCGCCCAGGGGGCTGTGCTGGACGACACCCTGCGCAAGCGCATCAAGGAGACGATCCGCGAACAGCTCTCCCCGCGCCATGTGCCCGACGACATCATCGAAGTCCCCGCGGTCCCGCACACCCTCACCGGCAAGCGCATCGAAGTCCCCGTGAAACGCCTGCTCCAGGGCGCGGCACTCGACAAGGCGGTCAACCCCGGCTCGGTCGACGATCTCGGGCTGCTGACCTTCTACGAGGAGCTCGCCCGCACCCGGCGGTGA
- a CDS encoding aminotransferase class I/II-fold pyridoxal phosphate-dependent enzyme, protein MATQYALSGTTARGISSSVEHAVSEGGLAPGDALPPVRRLADELGVSPGTVATAYRELRRRGIVVTRGRGGTVVAQAPAVGSRRPPRVPSGVRDLAGGHPDPALLPVLLPPGRVDPVNGSHRASPRLPRLEELARQWFARDGVPCEHVTFAHGALDCMARLLSAELKPGDAVAVEDPGFHHLLDLVPALGLRMAPVAVDDEGIRPDALRAALRTGARALVCSPRGQSPRGGCFSAARREDLMAVLAGFPDVLVVEDDHNADIAGAPAHSLAAGGLPRWAQVRTVSKHLGIDLRWAALSCDPTTLARHDGRMLLTSGWVSHLLQETVAVAMSDDAVRALVSQAQQTYRERRQELIAQLGRHGITGHGASGLNVWVPVRDESAVVNGLRSRGWWIAAGARFRIATPPAVRITTAGLEPAGAAVLASDFAQVLGESEAMYGG, encoded by the coding sequence GTGGCAACACAATATGCGCTCAGTGGTACCACTGCCAGGGGAATCTCTTCTTCGGTCGAACACGCCGTGTCCGAAGGCGGCTTGGCCCCGGGCGACGCGCTTCCTCCAGTACGGCGGCTCGCCGACGAGCTGGGCGTCAGCCCCGGCACCGTCGCGACGGCGTACCGGGAACTGCGCCGGCGGGGCATCGTGGTGACGCGGGGCAGGGGCGGCACGGTGGTGGCACAGGCACCGGCCGTCGGCTCGCGGCGGCCGCCGAGGGTGCCGTCGGGGGTCCGAGACCTGGCGGGCGGTCATCCGGATCCCGCGCTGCTGCCCGTGCTGCTGCCGCCGGGACGGGTGGATCCCGTCAACGGTTCGCACCGCGCCTCACCGCGGCTGCCCCGTCTGGAGGAGCTCGCCCGGCAGTGGTTCGCACGGGACGGCGTGCCGTGCGAACACGTGACGTTCGCGCACGGCGCGCTGGACTGTATGGCCCGGCTGCTGTCGGCCGAGTTGAAGCCGGGCGACGCGGTGGCGGTGGAGGACCCCGGATTCCATCATCTGCTGGACCTTGTGCCGGCGCTCGGACTGCGGATGGCGCCGGTGGCGGTGGACGACGAGGGCATCAGGCCGGATGCGTTGCGGGCCGCTCTGCGCACCGGGGCCAGAGCCCTGGTGTGCAGTCCGCGAGGACAGAGCCCGCGCGGCGGATGCTTCTCAGCGGCGCGCCGCGAGGATCTGATGGCAGTGCTGGCGGGCTTCCCCGATGTCCTGGTGGTGGAGGACGACCACAATGCGGATATCGCGGGCGCGCCCGCCCATTCGCTGGCGGCGGGCGGACTGCCCCGGTGGGCGCAGGTGCGGACCGTGTCGAAGCACCTCGGCATCGACCTGCGCTGGGCCGCGCTCTCGTGCGATCCGACCACGCTGGCCCGGCACGACGGCCGGATGCTGCTGACGTCCGGGTGGGTCAGTCATCTCCTCCAGGAGACGGTCGCCGTGGCGATGTCGGACGATGCGGTCCGCGCACTGGTCAGCCAGGCCCAACAGACCTACCGGGAACGCCGGCAGGAGCTGATCGCGCAGCTCGGACGACATGGGATCACCGGGCACGGAGCGAGTGGGCTCAATGTCTGGGTGCCGGTCCGCGACGAGTCGGCCGTGGTCAACGGCCTGCGTTCCCGGGGGTGGTGGATCGCCGCGGGGGCCAGGTTCCGGATCGCCACGCCGCCGGCGGTGCGGATCACCACAGCCGGACTCGAGCCGGCCGGCGCCGCGGTACTGGCATCGGACTTCGCTCAGGTGCTGGGCGAGTCCGAGGCCATGTACGGGGGGTAG